In Paenibacillus bovis, one DNA window encodes the following:
- a CDS encoding zincin-like metallopeptidase domain-containing protein: MPPIEDFDTPEDYYATKFHELAHSTGHKSRLDRDLQEIAAFGDECYSKEELVAELTAAMMCGIAGIDGSTLDQSAAYLDSWIKQLEDDPRLIVNAAAQAQRAADYMQGITY, translated from the coding sequence ATGCCGCCGATAGAGGATTTTGACACGCCGGAAGACTATTATGCGACCAAGTTCCACGAGCTGGCGCACAGCACCGGACACAAAAGCCGGTTAGATCGGGATCTGCAGGAGATCGCCGCGTTCGGTGACGAGTGTTATTCCAAAGAGGAATTAGTTGCCGAGCTGACCGCCGCCATGATGTGCGGCATCGCCGGGATCGATGGCAGTACGCTGGATCAAAGTGCGGCTTACCTTGATTCATGGATCAAGCAATTAGAGGATGATCCGCGATTAATCGTTAATGCTGCAGCGCAAGCACAGCGCGCCGCCGACTATATGCAGGGCATTACCTACTAA
- a CDS encoding LPD29 domain-containing protein has product MRIYENATATARKIRKVLKQRFPETAFIVRSAKDAVNVDWTDGPLEEDVTAAVGWMESKRSSQDPEIGYSWEGKSCCGAEYIFTHRTISDERREAIRTFMHETDPKDADSLTSKLQWTAAEKRMQQHFCTKDLVSNQAPDVYTSPGKKRLFLVEHPEPLTAEQKLKYDLLRQLLANCEKLPTGEMILLRHGAFIDAAFLSIAQLMYPDNE; this is encoded by the coding sequence ATGCGTATCTATGAAAATGCGACCGCGACGGCAAGGAAAATCCGAAAAGTGTTAAAGCAGCGCTTCCCCGAAACAGCGTTTATTGTGCGATCGGCAAAAGATGCTGTCAACGTGGATTGGACAGATGGCCCGCTGGAAGAAGACGTGACGGCGGCGGTGGGGTGGATGGAGAGCAAGCGCAGCAGCCAAGATCCCGAAATCGGCTATTCCTGGGAAGGAAAGTCCTGTTGCGGCGCAGAGTACATTTTCACGCACCGGACAATCAGCGACGAACGCCGGGAAGCGATCCGGACGTTCATGCATGAGACCGATCCAAAAGACGCGGACAGTCTGACCAGCAAACTGCAGTGGACAGCCGCCGAAAAGCGGATGCAGCAGCACTTTTGTACCAAGGACTTGGTTTCAAACCAAGCCCCAGACGTGTACACGTCGCCGGGAAAAAAGCGGCTGTTTCTCGTGGAACATCCGGAGCCACTGACTGCGGAACAGAAACTGAAGTATGATCTGCTGCGGCAGCTGCTGGCCAACTGCGAAAAATTGCCAACCGGCGAAATGATCCTACTACGGCATGGGGCGTTTATCGATGCGGCATTTTTATCGATAGCGCAGCTGATGTACCCGGACAATGAATAG
- a CDS encoding ArdC family protein, protein MSNNQFIYEMVTNKILEKLRQGVAVWRQSWVNMFPVNWVTQKPYRGVNLFLVEPGEYATMKQIKDAGGRVKPSELKNSSVVVFWKMLKYKNDDPDSGDEGDGQKLVPYLKYYRVYNVGTQCTGIKPKGLQLQKRNQHTPIKAAEQLIKNYKDAPPVYYASGRAYYSRKPTVSVCRR, encoded by the coding sequence ATGAGTAACAATCAATTTATATACGAAATGGTCACCAACAAGATTTTGGAGAAGCTGCGGCAGGGGGTTGCCGTATGGCGGCAGTCCTGGGTGAATATGTTCCCGGTGAACTGGGTCACGCAAAAGCCGTATCGCGGTGTGAATCTGTTTTTGGTGGAGCCGGGCGAATATGCCACGATGAAGCAAATCAAAGATGCCGGGGGGCGCGTGAAGCCCAGCGAGTTAAAAAATTCATCGGTCGTTGTGTTCTGGAAAATGCTGAAATACAAAAACGATGATCCGGACAGCGGCGACGAGGGCGACGGTCAAAAATTGGTGCCGTACCTCAAGTATTACCGGGTGTACAACGTCGGTACCCAGTGTACAGGCATCAAGCCGAAAGGGCTGCAGCTGCAAAAGCGCAACCAGCATACGCCGATTAAAGCCGCGGAACAGCTCATAAAGAATTACAAAGATGCGCCGCCGGTGTACTACGCATCCGGACGCGCCTACTATAGCCGAAAACCGACCGTATCAGTATGCCGCCGATAG
- a CDS encoding DNA adenine methylase: MKQMDFLLEGNELLLDRGVLICEYCDTEYSADEVDQTDEGFWCDACGSDGVEYFTYFEPNKRPQFLLFLESKTPVNDPYDRQAAFKLNKRLSPFRYPGGKSKIAQHLTAAMRPQQLDTLVSVYIGGASVELAMLQAGLIKQLIMNDIDFGIFSLFYLIKEHPDDLIQRIRTQLPSHEDFFRYRDLIKADYAGADLLDAAWAALIVNRLAYSGIYSANPLGGRCGSQKQLLARYNPDDLCQRIVQIHAMSHRMTLSHQNALPFIEEQAWHPNSTLFLDPPYYEKGSALYRHFYTEQDHRDVSGLLQTFYEQMPGADIVITYDDHPFIRELYYHATEIELNRSFSI, translated from the coding sequence ATGAAGCAAATGGACTTCTTGTTGGAAGGAAATGAGCTACTGCTGGATCGCGGAGTATTGATCTGCGAATATTGCGATACTGAGTACAGTGCCGATGAAGTGGATCAGACGGATGAAGGGTTTTGGTGTGATGCGTGCGGATCAGATGGAGTGGAATACTTTACGTATTTTGAGCCCAATAAACGTCCGCAATTTTTACTCTTTTTAGAAAGCAAAACACCGGTAAATGATCCGTACGACCGGCAAGCCGCTTTCAAATTAAACAAACGTCTCTCCCCTTTCCGGTACCCGGGCGGTAAAAGCAAAATTGCGCAGCATCTGACAGCCGCTATGCGACCGCAGCAGCTGGATACACTTGTTAGTGTGTACATAGGTGGTGCCAGCGTCGAACTGGCTATGCTGCAAGCTGGACTAATCAAACAGCTCATCATGAACGATATTGATTTTGGGATCTTCTCCCTCTTTTATTTGATCAAAGAACATCCGGACGATTTGATTCAGCGTATACGTACGCAGCTGCCGTCGCATGAGGATTTTTTCAGGTACCGTGATCTTATCAAAGCCGACTATGCTGGTGCAGATCTGCTCGATGCAGCGTGGGCCGCTTTAATCGTTAATCGGCTGGCGTATTCGGGAATCTATAGCGCAAACCCCCTGGGCGGGCGCTGCGGCTCTCAAAAGCAGCTGCTGGCGCGATACAATCCGGATGATCTCTGTCAGCGCATTGTTCAAATCCATGCGATGAGTCATAGAATGACACTTTCTCATCAAAATGCACTTCCGTTCATTGAAGAACAGGCATGGCATCCCAACAGCACCTTATTTTTAGATCCACCGTATTATGAAAAAGGATCTGCGCTGTACCGGCACTTTTATACAGAGCAGGATCATAGGGACGTCAGCGGGCTACTTCAAACCTTCTATGAGCAGATGCCGGGAGCCGATATTGTAATCACGTATGACGATCATCCGTTTATCAGGGAACTCTATTATCATGCTACAGAAATTGAGCTGAATCGATCATTCAGCATATAA
- a CDS encoding helix-turn-helix domain-containing protein — MKTLFTLDQLMDAKKIDIGDIRKAAAKMNKKVNFPTLVAIRDNTIKRLPLETAEVICSVLQVTPDDWIKVIDSPVPLESLPLSSAPIEPQITLTLKEELQRKGWQQADLVKWLDQHQVDFRPNTLSDINNNESTRLPVDLIAPLSVAIGKTPGVWMKVSRKLLKLNEVMDSLNIKLDQLQELLKTKGVTVSLEELSAIYHGVNTHVSIELLVHISEVLQVSVEALIETKTK, encoded by the coding sequence ATGAAGACATTATTTACACTCGATCAACTTATGGATGCCAAGAAAATAGATATTGGCGATATCCGAAAAGCAGCAGCAAAAATGAACAAAAAAGTGAATTTCCCTACACTGGTCGCTATTCGTGATAATACGATTAAACGGCTTCCACTTGAAACGGCAGAAGTCATTTGCAGTGTATTACAGGTCACCCCGGATGACTGGATCAAAGTAATCGATTCCCCTGTTCCTTTGGAATCGCTCCCCCTCTCGTCGGCACCTATAGAACCACAAATTACACTGACGCTGAAAGAGGAACTGCAAAGGAAAGGTTGGCAGCAAGCAGACCTTGTTAAATGGCTGGATCAGCATCAGGTAGATTTTCGCCCCAATACGCTCAGTGACATTAATAACAATGAATCGACGCGTTTACCGGTCGATCTGATCGCGCCCCTATCGGTAGCCATAGGAAAAACACCCGGCGTATGGATGAAAGTAAGCCGGAAATTGTTGAAACTCAACGAAGTCATGGATTCATTAAATATAAAGCTGGATCAGCTTCAGGAACTATTGAAAACCAAAGGGGTAACCGTCTCTTTAGAAGAATTATCTGCTATTTATCATGGTGTAAACACCCATGTATCTATTGAGTTATTAGTTCATATTTCAGAAGTATTACAAGTCAGTGTAGAAGCACTTATTGAAACGAAAACCAAGTAA
- a CDS encoding YolD-like family protein codes for MNKLPNDRGNRKWTSLFIPEHRERLQEWILAQDDIPRPILGTDQLDELNYAIHQHLQDHQPVTISYYKNKRIQRLRGILHSCDPHARVLVVYDIDYEPVRIQLADILSIAP; via the coding sequence ATGAATAAGCTACCCAATGATAGAGGTAACCGCAAATGGACATCCTTATTTATACCTGAACACCGGGAGCGGCTGCAGGAATGGATTTTAGCCCAAGACGACATTCCCCGTCCGATTCTCGGTACCGATCAGCTGGACGAACTGAACTACGCTATTCATCAACATCTGCAGGATCATCAGCCTGTAACCATTTCGTACTATAAAAACAAACGCATTCAGCGGTTGCGCGGCATCTTACATAGTTGTGATCCACACGCGCGAGTCCTAGTGGTTTATGATATAGACTATGAACCGGTGCGTATCCAGCTCGCGGATATTTTATCGATCGCTCCATAA
- the ltrA gene encoding group II intron reverse transcriptase/maturase: MQALRYWDYYGMTDCFTELFESSKNGIVRKDLYSLVISKANILLAFRMIKSNKGSKTPGTDGKTIQFLKSLKEDEIVHLVREKLRRYQPKLVKRVTIPKANGKTRPLGIPCIMDRLIQQCFKQILEPIAEAQFFKHSYGFRPLRSTRHAIARLQKLINLSKLHYVVDIDIKGFFDNINHRTLIKQLWNLGVRDRRFLSIIQKMLKAPIQGEGVPTKGTPQGGILSPLLSNIVLNDLDQWVAGQWELFKPRHNYLPSNKHRALKTTGLKEGYIVRYADDFKILCRDHKSAEKWFYAVKEYLKIRLGLDISSEKSRIVNLRKKKSDFLGFTIKAVKKRNTYVANTGLSQAKKSALKAKIKTHIQDIQKNPIAHRVQLYNSLVLGLHNYFRYATHVNVEFNRLAYDLRTFIYNRMKRIGRYMYPNKAPPSYSNLYSKSFRTFKVATIYLFPLAGVKTVNNFSFTQTRTPYSVEGRVDIYTKLNRTVEWEIAELLKSVLSNRTVQYTDNRIGRYSMVKGKCEISGVFLAADLVHCHHYLPTDLGGDDSFRNLRIIHKDIHRLIHATAQHTIIQLVKELDLDKSRLQKVNMYRRMSNLELINM; the protein is encoded by the coding sequence ATGCAGGCTCTTCGGTACTGGGACTATTACGGCATGACAGATTGTTTCACTGAACTTTTTGAATCTTCCAAAAACGGTATAGTACGCAAAGACTTATACAGCCTGGTTATATCCAAAGCCAATATTTTATTAGCTTTCCGGATGATTAAATCCAATAAAGGATCTAAAACACCAGGCACTGACGGAAAAACTATACAGTTTCTTAAATCGTTGAAAGAAGATGAAATCGTTCATCTCGTGAGAGAAAAACTCAGAAGATATCAGCCCAAATTAGTTAAACGGGTGACCATCCCCAAAGCTAATGGGAAAACAAGACCGCTCGGAATACCTTGTATCATGGACAGGTTGATCCAACAATGCTTTAAGCAAATATTGGAACCCATCGCTGAAGCTCAATTTTTTAAACATAGCTACGGCTTTCGTCCTTTACGATCCACGCGCCATGCCATTGCCAGATTACAGAAATTAATTAACCTGTCGAAGCTGCACTATGTGGTCGATATCGATATTAAAGGATTCTTCGATAATATCAATCACAGGACTTTAATTAAGCAGCTATGGAACTTAGGCGTCAGGGATCGTAGATTTTTAAGCATCATTCAGAAGATGCTCAAAGCTCCGATACAAGGAGAAGGTGTACCTACCAAAGGTACTCCTCAAGGCGGGATACTTTCCCCTTTGCTCTCTAATATTGTGCTCAATGATTTAGACCAATGGGTAGCAGGTCAATGGGAATTATTTAAGCCTAGGCACAATTATCTGCCTTCCAATAAGCATAGAGCCCTCAAAACGACAGGTTTGAAAGAAGGATATATCGTGCGTTATGCAGATGACTTTAAGATCCTCTGCCGAGACCATAAATCTGCTGAGAAGTGGTTCTATGCCGTGAAGGAATATCTAAAAATTCGACTAGGTTTGGATATCTCATCTGAGAAATCAAGGATCGTCAACTTGCGTAAAAAGAAATCCGACTTCCTTGGCTTCACCATCAAAGCTGTCAAAAAGCGAAACACGTATGTGGCCAACACGGGTCTGAGTCAGGCTAAGAAATCGGCTCTTAAAGCAAAAATTAAAACACACATTCAAGATATTCAAAAAAACCCTATAGCCCATCGTGTACAGCTTTACAACAGTCTTGTGTTAGGTCTTCACAATTACTTTAGGTATGCCACTCACGTGAACGTAGAGTTCAATCGTCTTGCCTATGATCTGAGAACGTTCATCTATAATCGTATGAAAAGAATAGGTAGATATATGTATCCCAATAAAGCACCTCCATCCTACTCCAATCTGTACTCAAAAAGCTTCAGGACGTTTAAGGTGGCGACTATATACCTCTTTCCTTTGGCAGGTGTGAAGACAGTCAACAACTTCAGCTTCACTCAAACCAGAACTCCATATAGTGTTGAAGGAAGGGTAGATATATACACCAAACTGAATAGAACAGTGGAATGGGAAATAGCAGAACTGCTAAAATCAGTTCTGTCAAATCGTACCGTGCAATATACGGATAACAGGATCGGTCGCTACAGTATGGTCAAAGGAAAATGCGAAATATCTGGTGTTTTCTTGGCTGCAGATCTAGTTCACTGTCATCATTACTTGCCCACGGATCTCGGAGGAGACGATAGCTTTAGAAACCTAAGAATTATCCATAAGGATATTCATAGGCTGATACACGCTACTGCACAACATACAATTATACAACTCGTTAAAGAATTGGATCTGGATAAATCCAGACTCCAAAAGGTGAACATGTATCGCCGAATGAGTAATCTGGAACTTATAAATATGTAA
- a CDS encoding DNA polymerase V, which translates to MISNPYLSLSSVEAVERGLNPLKDMIAVVGDLSRRGSVVLAASPAIKDRYGIKTGSRLYEIPDDPRIYVVPARMALYIERSMQILNIVHRFVPAEAIQPYSIDELFFTTLHSERLFGSIHDVAMSLKRTVYKELGLLLAVGIGPNKFLAKVILDNYAKKTGLAAVTYADIPAVLWPLPIQDVWGIGRRMQLNLNRLGIYRLGDLAKAPLSLLRSRYGVIGEQLYYHAWGVDLSPVIVDPYAEARKGFSTGVTLMRDYNKLDALIVIYELTDQITAKLRRYRLAAFTVSLSIRYSNKEPMPGYHKSRTLYAASCLSVPFLEVLQQLLHASNDGLIRHISISVSNLVEESAVQLDLFDSAYHEKLRRLSRTTDAIQQRHGSAAILRAISLTDAGIALNKSHKIGGHYE; encoded by the coding sequence ATGATTTCAAACCCTTACCTATCATTATCCAGCGTGGAAGCTGTAGAACGTGGTCTAAACCCTCTCAAAGATATGATTGCTGTAGTTGGCGACCTGAGCCGCCGCGGATCGGTTGTACTGGCTGCTAGTCCGGCTATTAAAGACCGGTACGGGATCAAGACCGGCAGCCGGCTCTATGAAATTCCGGATGATCCCCGTATCTACGTTGTACCGGCACGGATGGCATTATACATAGAACGTTCCATGCAAATACTTAACATCGTACACCGGTTTGTTCCAGCTGAAGCGATTCAGCCATACAGTATAGATGAATTGTTTTTCACAACCTTACATTCTGAACGCCTTTTTGGGTCTATACACGATGTAGCTATGAGCCTTAAAAGAACAGTCTACAAAGAGCTAGGGCTGTTATTAGCCGTCGGGATCGGCCCGAATAAATTTCTGGCTAAAGTCATTCTGGACAATTACGCCAAAAAGACCGGTCTGGCTGCAGTTACTTATGCAGACATACCGGCCGTTCTCTGGCCGCTGCCGATACAGGACGTTTGGGGAATTGGCCGCCGTATGCAGCTGAACTTGAATCGATTAGGCATTTACCGGCTTGGCGACCTGGCTAAAGCTCCCTTGTCTTTGCTTCGTAGCCGCTACGGGGTAATCGGTGAGCAGCTATATTATCATGCATGGGGCGTGGATCTGAGCCCGGTAATTGTTGATCCTTATGCTGAAGCCCGTAAAGGCTTCAGTACCGGTGTTACCCTTATGCGCGATTACAATAAATTGGATGCGCTAATCGTGATCTATGAGCTGACAGACCAAATCACGGCCAAGCTGCGCCGGTACCGGCTGGCTGCTTTTACGGTCTCGCTCTCGATCCGATATAGCAACAAAGAGCCGATGCCTGGCTATCATAAAAGCCGCACTTTATACGCGGCAAGCTGTCTGTCTGTACCGTTTTTGGAAGTCCTGCAGCAGCTGCTTCATGCATCCAATGATGGCCTGATTCGGCATATCAGTATTTCAGTAAGTAATTTAGTTGAAGAATCGGCAGTGCAGCTGGATCTTTTTGATTCGGCATATCATGAGAAATTACGCCGGTTAAGCCGCACAACAGACGCGATACAGCAGCGGCACGGATCTGCAGCTATTCTTCGGGCCATTTCGCTTACCGATGCTGGTATAGCCCTTAACAAGTCACATAAAATTGGAGGACACTATGAATAA
- a CDS encoding ArdC family protein, which produces MVKHWDVLPFHYINAMEECKVRKQKTGKTVADVVTERIVELMSRGVIPWRRGWDVLPAVNYVTQKAYKGINLLLLDRAGEYMTYKQMKDHGGTLKKGAEKFIAVQYYEGETKLTEQEQKEGKEATTYRSKRYYSLYHIADIEGIQSKQPHKVRNHQPLETAEKFIQEFANKPVIKVGYNQAVYYTERDLIEIPALSSYQKPEEYYSTAYHELIHATGHSSRLNREGFTDSCSIDQYSKEELIAEIGSAMLCTMAGIEHSTLEDSAAYIQSWASRLKGDSDLIIQAAAKAQAAVSYIAPNYNMMMEEAA; this is translated from the coding sequence TTGGTAAAACATTGGGACGTTTTACCATTCCACTATATCAACGCGATGGAGGAATGTAAAGTGAGAAAACAAAAAACGGGTAAAACAGTTGCCGACGTGGTGACAGAGCGTATTGTGGAGCTAATGAGCCGAGGCGTTATTCCCTGGAGACGAGGCTGGGATGTATTGCCGGCAGTCAACTATGTTACGCAAAAAGCCTACAAAGGCATCAACTTGCTGCTGCTGGATCGGGCTGGGGAGTACATGACATACAAGCAAATGAAAGATCATGGTGGAACACTGAAAAAAGGAGCCGAAAAATTTATTGCGGTTCAATACTATGAAGGTGAGACCAAACTTACGGAGCAAGAGCAAAAAGAGGGAAAAGAGGCGACAACGTATCGCAGCAAACGATATTATTCCCTTTATCACATTGCGGATATCGAAGGTATACAAAGTAAGCAGCCGCATAAAGTTCGTAATCATCAACCTTTGGAAACGGCCGAGAAGTTTATTCAAGAGTTTGCGAATAAACCGGTCATTAAAGTGGGTTACAATCAAGCGGTATACTACACCGAAAGAGATTTGATTGAAATTCCGGCATTATCCAGCTATCAAAAACCGGAAGAATATTATTCTACGGCTTATCATGAGCTGATTCATGCGACGGGGCATTCCAGCCGCTTGAACCGTGAAGGATTTACAGATAGCTGCTCTATTGATCAATATTCCAAAGAGGAACTTATTGCTGAAATTGGTTCGGCAATGCTCTGTACAATGGCTGGTATTGAGCATAGTACGCTCGAAGATAGCGCCGCCTATATTCAAAGCTGGGCAAGCCGATTAAAAGGCGATTCGGATTTGATCATACAAGCTGCTGCCAAAGCGCAAGCAGCAGTCAGTTACATCGCTCCAAACTACAACATGATGATGGAGGAAGCAGCTTAG